A window of the Drosophila simulans strain w501 chromosome 2L, Prin_Dsim_3.1, whole genome shotgun sequence genome harbors these coding sequences:
- the LOC6732183 gene encoding uncharacterized protein LOC6732183 isoform X1 — protein sequence MATSTLQSPSPSPSTASVSSKNPQLKRVVYSKYRELLGSYNDKANAIIDTLPAYMVRQDRGFQLSELPVNGDANRNGLESSYGQRGGGGSGNGGYEAPACVQNAMMTKDKKPFTYTPGGIDLSQIRSERMAKRLARNAQSEGATGAAQQNRPAQPQSPGGPGGAASSIGAAAMGMPFQVLPPPPPPPQPQSGKNGTQGASAAPPPPPPQQPSTLAPPTGRLSAPGSPATARKSPTPQRFEPPPLGFRPEIKIPPNPMAALRKVAPPVEKNTFWKDEYIKDRSKSPLPEVAPAANGGYSSTTADAVDGPRPSAASVESSYSPYTPTQQVPPVAKSPPVQYQQPSPPATPPQQQQQQSEQPPATRPEFRSVPMPTSPAVNVYTRQTDSPRSPFEPQQQQQQQPQRSTESPFRFAQQQQQQSPQQRPPTAISPLAQVQQQQQQQLQQQQQQLQQLQQQQFQQQQLQQQQFQQQQLQQQQLQQQQQQQQQLQQQQQQPASQSVPWRTQRAQPGAQQQQDSHPQPIYNNVQQQQQRSRDVFSPARNETPAANTFNSQQQQNQFGGASKPTNVGSLYIAPLAQPTEPQAQRILLQQQQQSSARDSPMRQLPQQQQPQTNQPMRWLSSQPASKEQAPWARPEENGNVLPSTLRQTTPAPQPQVVPQPQPQQQQQQTTFYQPQLVQGNGYGPTPVSAAPISLQNFGSNPQPGGLRLQINLNTNGNSSNNTNQSAPRERIIPITLEQTPTYAAAQPNFGAPAGHIIRSANQFVDQGYQNYPPQAQRFPSPNQPTSTSNNTNGNATRLIPIAIERGRGGPVSQSPVLLQNGNYNLYVHQCPLEAEILYRKNRLSDPRSPPIQSKSFRILQKITDTVDDGSGNGDLRQDMQQTPHEAELQRPQFARQMSAQQARNSPTIEQMRRLQIGQDQQNNQQQSGTPLVWSPQGNGVSAQNRFTQQRYDTPQQQQYVPPSEQQAPEPKKYTGSAIPSRSFKILQAMTTPENADHKIHTELDSDLENVELNESPNNNNNNNNNSNNGSTENNNNHNKINSKTNKRHSYTSSTPTPSPSACTDPTTHSSNSSLSSDSSCPPQPPRSQSVPPQYPYAYGYPYPWYMPPPPPVNGEGAPWPYPYSYPPPPPPQSMDGKQAEGFPPYPYYYPYYPPPLPPYGQQPGEAQIPPGYPQFHAMPPYGHPYPYPVAPSYSQSSTEESRASSVLPDIIITPSTDDIPSQVIMKHHIRVEPREPPKRAHSVEIEEVVSRPKARNICSSNHEVIDVLSQRLANINKIASGNTQANLSKQLQKNYAGEQAKELGDRSPSENASNSDSESEEESSDDEEDTPKMGTRPAPLQSIKSVTNVQVYKGKTLEQHLDSESSDDEDDVTTADEMYDEEEQIEEEQEGLVEEMEEDYIVEEDLSVIYEEESELERSSEYAKTVIRKDDSRSTIVDDIEKQIEENDDDDDDEESNSVTVRLPLRFSFSRCSNDENIATVEVGNTTQIEEKQPIIASTFSVAKVESDDEDDDCQVSVTISLSNSSRSNSVEKVSQPYRPSNAYPVEDISTPIKNSEEDVSTSFSLGMRNKFMGETIANDVTNNISRDQAKPKNDATEDESSPKEEFDFFATLMATKMQAQKMMEQSKNFWKTPDPKLVEPEAEKPKLRPKENIPETKPPRPISGDMSKTQASLEAAKNSFWSTFATTSKETEPKAEQEDAAEDVDFWASIEKKEISDQEEKQWTKKKKTVTYTPLKKETVTTVEHWTTTFRAQLESLPIPQKAEVHFVVEEKQKEVEQRQEENQGEEEDFWGSVIKDKMENTASATWERTEYNLEPSQGVTDQPKQQDEDNVDFWAEIETSNTYEDREKPKNLSYDPTKYPEEPREVDTDEEIDFWAELEARRNPGEDDDEDVTFHKSATFWARKERQNSVEETPYKPVEIKAFRAKLPDEAAVEIDVWATLEAARGHEPEIVDPAVEEEKVLAEQFEELEHETSDEEEEEEEEEEELEQKPRKEVQESNLSHMDTMSLASMHEPATVYTWAPPPQEAEDNEEETDFWADMEKERSKKEQFEEAEQKRHNYRQAMAFFNTSIDGQHSPPQQNASPNRSSVILEVEEPQEVNLGPPGEYQIVGEDGVVVEEHKPEITETEEDERGAATPTNMEPQLPEVYVEPEPEVKRLVNGLPDLAVEKFSEKPKISVRARISAFEVIPSATSDGAKGLTKQSLSVDSAYGKGTLSRNSSTQRSESEIEEDDSGVTDMNRQLSETDTESESFPELRKMTSYQRAATHSRLFKLLQDENDVPEAGAQPADEFQFKPSRRKIVHNVSITRRQNPGALNDAETMTQRRERLSLPLRKNTSIDADNPSTPNSPASPIMGPSAKNQRVVSDKLVNELVQSLLLKSDSSHLRNLPMERLQAAAKRALVEEMDSAQENSSLDSTPAPTPKHDKEYSDYYNSWCDASGSGEEVLPSKSFRALQDPRRSPWTVRCPRVLSSKTINRDLARVTESPEIANGRGSKSPECFRQNSHSQSRERSVSSWRRV from the exons ATGGCCACCTCAACGCTGCAATCTCCGTCGCCGTCGCCATCAACTGCCTCCGTGTCATCCAAGAATCCGCAGCTGAAGCGCGTCGTGTACTCCAAGTATCGGGAACTACTTGGTTCTTATAATGATAAGGCCAATGCCATCATCGACACTCTGCCCGCATATATGGTTCGTCAGGATCGCGGATTTCAGTTGTCGGAGCTGCCCGTGAACGGGGATGCCAATCGCAACGGCCTGGAATCGTC GTATGGACAGCGCGGAGGAGGCGGATCCGGAAACGGTGGCTACGAAGCGCCCGCGTGCGTACAGAACGCGATGATGACAAAAGACAAGAAGCCCTTCACCTACACGCCCGGCGGCATCGATCTCTCCCAGATCCGGTCGGAGCGGATGGCTAAGCGGTTGGCGCGCAATGCCCAATCGGAAGGAGCCACCGGAGCCGCCCAACAGAACAGACCCGCCCAGCCACAGTCGCCAGGTGGGCCAGGTGGTGCAGCCAGTTCGATTGGAGCCGCTGCCATGGGCATGCCGTTCCAGgtgctgccgccgccaccaccgccgccgcaaCCACAGTCGGGTAAGAATGGCACCCAAGGTGCTAGCGCCgcacccccaccaccacccccacaACAACCCAGCACATTAGCGCCACCCACTGGGCGCCTAAGTGCTCCCGGTTCCCCGGCAACGGCGCGCAAATCGCCAACTCCACAGCGTTTTGAGCCACCGCCACTGGGATTCCGGCCGGAGATCAAGATACCGCCAAATCCCATGGCTGCACTGCGCAAGGTAGCACCGCCAGTGGAGAAGAACACGTTCTGGAAGGACGAGTACATTAAGGATCGCTCCAAGAGTCCGCTCCCCGAGGTGGCACCTGCTGCGAATGGAGGATATAGCAGCACCACAGCCGATGCCGTTGATG GTCCAAGACCATCGGCGGCTAGCGTTGAAAGCAGCTACAGTCCTTACACACCGACTCAGCAAGTTCCGCCCGTGGCCAAGAGTCCACCGGTGCAATACCAACAGCCATCACCACCGGCAAcaccgccgcagcagcagcagcaacagtcggAGCAGCCACCTGCAACACGCCCGGAGTTCCGCAGTGTGCCCATGCCCACATCGCCAGCGGTGAACGTCTACACACGTCAAACGGACAGTCCCAGATCGCCTTTCgagccgcagcaacagcagcagcagcaaccacagcGATCCACTGAGAGCCCCTTCCGGtttgcacagcagcagcagcaacagtcacCGCAGCAACGTCCACCAACAGCGATATCGCCGCTGGCtcaggtgcagcagcagcagcaacagcagttgcaacagcagcagcaacagctccagcagctgcagcaacagcagttccagcagcaacaactgcaacaacagcagttccagcaacaacagttgcagcaacagcaactgcagcaacagcagcagcaacagcaacagctgcagcaacagcagcagcaaccggcATCTCAATCAGTACCATGGCGCACTCAACGTGCTCAGCCTGgagcacaacagcaacaggatTCGCATCCACAACCCATCTACAACAAtgttcagcagcagcaacaaagatCTCGCGATGTCTTCAGTCCGGCAAGGAATGAAACACCGGCAGCAAACACGTTCAAttcacagcagcaacaaaaccAATTTGGTGGAGCATCAAAGCCG ACCAACGTTGGATCGCTTTACATAGCTCCACTGGCCCAGCCCACTGAGCCGCAGGCTCAACGAATCCttttgcaacagcagcagcagtcatCTGCTCGGGATTCTCCCATGCGCCAActtccacagcagcagcagccacagacCAACCAACCGATGAGATGGCTCAGCTCACAGCCGGCTAGCAAGGAGCAGGCACCCTGGGCTCGTCCCGAGGAGAATGGCAACGTTCTGCCCTCCACCTTGCGTCAGACCACCCCGGCACCGCAGCCCCAAGTCGTCCCTCAAccgcagccacagcagcagcagcagcagactaCCTTCTACCAGCCGCAGTTGGTGCAAGGTAATGGCTATGGACCAACACCGGTCTCAGCCGCTCCCATCAGTCTGCAGAATTTCGGATCAAATCCACAGCCGGGAGGACTACGTTTGCAGATCAACCTAAACAccaatggcaacagcagcaataacaCAAATCAAAGTGCTCCACGG GAGCGTATCATACCGATAACTCTAGAGCAGACGCCGACGTATGCCGCAGCCCAGCCCAACTTTGGTG CGCCTGCAGGTCACATAATACGCTCAGCTAATCAATTTGTCGATCAAGGTTACCAGAATTACCCACCACAAGCCCAGCGATTCCCGTCGCCCAATCAGCCAACGAGTACGAGTAACAACACCAATGGCAATGCCACCCGATTAATCCCAATAGCCATCGAGAGAGGACGCGGCGGTCCAGTTTCCCAGTCGCCAGTGCTGCTCCAGAA TGGCAATTACAATTTGTATGTGCACCAGTGTCCGCTCGAGGCGGAGATCCTCTACAGAAAGAATCGTCTCAG CGATCCACGCTCACCGCCCATCCAATCGAAATCGTTTAGAATATTGCAAAAGATAACCGACACCGTGGACGATGGCAGCGGGAATGGCGATTTGCGGCAAGACATGCAGCAGACGCCCCATGAGGCGGAGCTGCAGCGGCCGCAGTTCGCCCGCCAGATGAGCGCCCAGCAGGCCAGGAATAGTCCGACCATCGAGCAGATGCGACGCCTGCAAATTGGACAGGATCAGCAGAATAACCAACAGCAGTCGGGTACGCCACTAGTTTGGTCCCCGCAAG GTAACGGAGTCTCCGCTCAGAACCGATTTACGCAACAACGATATG ataccccacaacaacagcaatatgTGCCGCCAAGTGAACAGCAAGCTCCGGAACCCAAAAAATACACAGGCAGCGCTATACCCAGTCGATCATTCAAAATTCTACAGGCAATGACAACACCTGAAAATGCCG ACCATAAAATTCACACCGAGCTGGACTCGGatttggaaaatgttgaaCTGAACGAATCCccaaacaataataataataataataataacagtaaCAACGGAAGtactgaaaataataataatcataataagaTTAACAGTAAAACCAATAAACGTCACAGCTACACTtcatccacacccacaccctcACCATCAGCCTGCACAGATCCCACCACCCATTCATCAAACTCATCTCTTAGTTCGGATAGCTCTTGTCCCCCACAGCCACCTCGATCGCAATCGGTTCCACCCCAGTATCCCTATGCCTACGGGTATCCGTATCCATGGTACATGCCACCTCCTCCACCTGTCAACGGTGAGGGAGCTCCTTGGCCATATCCCTATTCATATCCaccgccacctcctccacaATCGATGGATGGAAAGCAGGCAGAAGGATTTCCACCATATCCCTATTACTACCCATATTATCCGCCTCCCTTGCCACCTTATGGGCAACAACCCGGGGAAGCTCAGATACCGCCGGGCTATCCTCAGTTTCATGCCATGCCACCATATGGTCACCCGTATCCCTATCCAGTGGCTCCCAGTTACAGTCAGAGTTCCACCGAAGAGAGCAGAGCCAGCAGCGTTCTACCGGATATAATCATCACTCCCAGTACCGATGATATACCCTCGCAGGTCATAATGAAACATCACATCCGAGTGGAGCCACGAGAGCCACCAAAGCGGGCGCACTCTGTGGAAATAGAGGAGGTAGTCAGCAGACCGAAAGCCCGGAATATTTGCAGCAGCAATCACGAGGTCATCGATGTGCTGAGCCAACGATTGGCCAATATCAACAAGATTGCCAGTGGCAACACCCAGGCGAATCTCTCCAAGCAGCTACAGAAAAACTATGCAGGTGAGCAAGCCAAGGAACTGGGTGACAGATCCCCCAGCGAAAATGCCTCCAACTCGGACAGCGAATCAGAGGAAGAGAGCAGCGATGACGAAGAGGATACCCCTAAGATGGGAACTCGTCCCGCTCCCTTGCAGTCCATTAAGTCGGTGACAAATGTGCAAGTGTACAAGGGTAAAACACTGGAACAGCATTTGGACTCCGAGAGCAGcgatgatgaagatgatgtGACTACAGCGGATGAAATGTACGATGAAGAGGAACAGATTGAGGAGGAGCAAGAAGGATTGGTCGAGGAAATGGAAGAAGATTACATTGTCGAGGAGGATCTTAGTGTTATATACGAGGAAGAGAGCGAACTGGAACGCAGCAGTGAATATGCCAAGACAGTCATTCGAAAGGATGACTCCCGATCCACCATAGTTGATGATATTGAAAAGCAGATCGAagaaaatgatgatgatgatgacgacgaagaGTCCAACTCGGTAACAGTGCGTTTGCCACTCCGCTTCTCCTTCAGTCGCTGTTCGAACGATGAAAACATTGCCACTGTGGAAGTCGGCAATACAACTCAGATCGAAGAAAAACAACCCATCATCGCAAGCACGTTCAGCGTGGCCAAGGTTGAAAgtgatgatgaggatgatgacTGTCAGGTCAGTGTGACCATCAGTTTGTCGAACTCTTCGCGTTCCAATTCAGTGGAGAAGGTTTCCCAACCATATCGGCCATCCAACGCATATCCCGTGGAGGATATAAGTACACCCATCAAAAATAGTGAAGAAGATGTTTCCACATCGTTCTCCCTTGGTATGCGCAACAAATTCATGGGTGAAACAATTGCCAATGATGTGACTAATAATATATCCCGGGATCAGGCAAAACCAAAGAACGACGCCACCGAAGATGAAAGCTCCCCAAAAGAAGAATTCGACTTCTTTGCAACTTTGATGGCCACCAAAATGCAGGCTCAGAAAATGATGGAGCAGTCTAAGAACTTTTGGAAAACTCCTGACCCTAAGCTAGTAGAACCCGAAGCTGAGAAGCCAAAACTTCGACCCAAGGAGAATATTCCTGAGACAAAACCACCAAGACCCATTTCTGGTGATATGTCCAAAACCCAGGCCTCGCTGGAGGCAGCCAAGAATAGCTTCTGGTCCACCTTCGCTACGACCTCAAAGGAAACGGAGCCCAAAGCAGAGCAAGAAGATGCAGCTGAGGATGTCGACTTCTGGGCAAGCatagaaaaaaaggaaatctCTGACCAGGAAGAAAAACAGTggaccaaaaaaaagaagaccGTAACCTACACTCCGTTGAAGAAAGAGACAGTTACTACGGTGGAGCATTGGACAACAACGTTCAGGGCTCAGTTGGAATCGCTACCAATCCCCCAAAAGGctgaagtacattttgtagttgaggaaaagcaaaaagaagttGAACAACGACAAGAAGAGAATCAGGGTGAAGAAGAGGATTTCTGGGGCTCAGTAATTAAGGATAAGATGGAAAACACAGCCAGTGCGACGTGGGAACGCACAGAATACAACTTAGAACCCTCTCAGGGAGTGACAGATCAACCCAAGCAACAAGATGAGGACAACGTTGACTTCTGGGCCGAAATTGAAACATCTAATACTTACGAAGATAGAGAAAAGCCCAAGAACCTCAGCTATGATCCCACAAAATATCCTGAAGAGCCCCGCGAAGTGGATACTGATGAGGAGATTGACTTCTGGGCCGAGTTAGAAGCTAGACGCAACCCAGGTGAAGACGACGACGAAGATGTCACGTTCCATAAATCGGCAACTTTCTGGGCTCGCAAAGAACGACAGAATTCTGTAGAGGAAACCCCTTACAAGCCTGTGGAAATCAAGGCTTTCAGAGCTAAGTTACCCGATGAAGCAGCAGTTGAAATTGATGTTTGGGCCACCTTAGAAGCAGCCAGAGGTCACGAGCCCGAAATTGTTGATCCCGCGGTGGAAGAGGAAAAGGTTCTAGCCGAGCAATTTGAGGAACTTGAACACGAGACctcggatgaggaggaggaggaggaggaggaggaggaagagctAGAGCAGAAGCCTCGGAAAGAAGTCCAGGAGAGCAATCTCAGCCATATGGACACCATGTCTTTGGCCTCGATGCACGAGCCAGCTACAGTCTATACATGGGCTCCACCACCACAGGAAGCGGAAGATAATGAGGAGGAAACTGATTTCTGGGCAGACATGGAAAAGGAACGATCCAAGAAAGAACAGTTCGAGGAGGCGGAGCAGAAACGACACAACTACCGACAGGCCATGGCCTTCTTCAACACCTCGATCGATGGCCAGCACTCACCGCCACAACAAAATGCCAGTCCCAATCGCAGCAGTGTTATCCTGGAAGTCGAAGAGCCACAGGAAGTGAACCTGGGACCACCTGGTGAGTACCAGATAGTAGGTGAGGATGGCGTCGTAGTGGAGGAGCATAAGCCGGAGATAACAGAAACAGAGGAAGATGAGCGAGGTGCTGCAACTCCAACCAATATGGAGCCACAACTACCAGAGGTCTATGTGGAGCCCGAGCCGGAAGTAAAACGCCTTGTCAACGGACTTCCTGATCTTGCCGTTGAGAAGTTTAGCGAAAAACCCAAGATATCGGTGCGTGCCAGGATCAGTGCCTTTGAGGTGATTCCCTCGGCGACAAGTGATGGCGCCAAGGGACTAACCAAGCAATCTCTATCAGTGGATAGTGCCTATGGTAAGGGAACCCTATCGCGAAACAGCAGCACTCAGCGATCCGAGTCGGAGATTGAGGAGGACGACTCCGGGGTAACGGACATGAATCGCCAGTTGTCTGAGACAGACACAGAGTCCGAGAGTTTTCCGGAGCTGCGCAAGATGACCAGCTACCAGCGGGCAGCCACACATTCCAGGCTCTTTAAGCTGCTGCAGGACGAAAACGATGTTCCGGAGGCGGGAGCACAACCCGCCGATGAATTTCAGTTCAAGCCCAGTCGCAGGAAGATTGTCCATAATGTGTCCATTACCAGACGACAAAATCCAGGAGCTTTGAATGATGCGGAGACCATGACGCAGCGCAGGGAACGACTTTCACTACCGCTTCGCAAGAATACCAGCATAGATGCGGACAATCCCTCGACCCCGAATAGTCCTGCCTCCCCCATAATGGGACCGTCGGCC